Below is a genomic region from Medicago truncatula cultivar Jemalong A17 chromosome 3, MtrunA17r5.0-ANR, whole genome shotgun sequence.
CAAATCCTAGAAATTTTACATTGCtttaaatcataataaattttgccatttaattttcaataattCTACACTTTGATCAGAGTGTCTTGTAGTTCTGTACAATACATTTCCCACCTCAACCAAAATTTTAAGCTGGAATGACTCTTACTCCACTTGCTTAAGAAGTAGCTCATGTTGTAGATACTCTGTTTATTAATTTgaccattgattttttttttcctaagtATTTCATCAAATAACTTTGATTTAACGtataaaatacatttaaaatatCAGGATATGTTGATTATAAAATTGCATGACTACAGATCtcgaatttatttaaaatttgaaatgaatgatTGTTAAAATAATGGAAGCATTCACCATATATGGGTGATGATCAGCTTATCAAAGAGTAACTTCATATTTGTTCTGTTTAAGAACTCTTTATAAACTGTGTAACAGCATAGTATTACTCCTTATAACACTTAATTTCTCCATACATTCTAGATTAACTAATCCATTTATATATGGAAACTAACATGTACTCCCTATTATGCTTGTTTACAAATATATGATTATGCTACAACCAAATGGTGACTCTGAAATGAAAACAGTGTCACCTGGTTGATACAGCTCGGATACCAAGTGTAATGGTTTAAATAGAATTTCTCATGGTTCCTATGTGCTCTGATTATTAATGAATTTCTCATGTTGTAGGAAGAGCAGAGGCTTTATTAATTGCTGCATATGGCAAAGACCAAAACAAAAGCCAATAACCTACTGAGACCATCATCGACGAGTTGGAAACCTGAAAATTTACGTATTTATCAATTTCTGCCCCTCCCTACTTCTATTTTTCACTCTATCCATTATTTGATTGCTAATTGTATGTCCTAATTATATTGTATACTATGttctaatttatatatattcctaagttatttattattattgtaaagATGAAGAGTTTATTTAGTGTATTTGGAATTTATCTTATGATATAGATCTCTTCCAATTTAACAGTTTCTAGTTTGAATTCTGAGAATGCAATAACATTAAAATCCTTAAGGAAATTAAAGGGTTGGTGCTCTGGTCGTGTAGTCTCGCATGACTCGAGGCAGGGGTGGATCTCCTTGGAGACCATAGGTGCCACTGCACCCCCCAACTTCTCTATAAATAGCATATTAATCATTATATGGCACATGCTTTTAGGTTGTTGTAGTGGTCAGACTTGGGATGTAGCATATTAATCATTCAGAAATGAtaaatagacaaaaaaataacagaCATAAATAGGACACCGTACTttataccatattttttttttctttcttttttcttttcctcttctctgcACTCGTTCTCTCTTTCCTAGTTCACTGAACCGCCGCTCCCGCTTCCTCACCGGACAACTTTCTACCTCGCCACAACTGTTGCTTCTCTCTCAGTCATGCACTTTCTCACTGTATTCCGGCCACCTCCACCAATCTGCAACTGTTCAGGCGTTTAATTGTTCGGATCTGAAGAGATTTGGCCGGAAATAACAACGTCGGCGCGCAGGGAAGACGGGTGGATGAAAACAGAAGTAGAGCACGAAGGAATGGTGGTGAGGATTTCAGCGGGTCAGAtctaaagaagaagaagggacAGCAACATCACCGGCGGGAGGGAGAAGAGCAGGTTGTCGGCGTTATGAGTTCCAAGTCTGAACAGATTTGAAGGGACAGAGACGATGGTGGTGGTCAATGAGGACGACGGAGGGTGCGGTGGTGAGGATTGTGGCCGCGGAGGATTGTGGTCGTGAGGAAACGTGATAGCGGGTGGGTGGTGAGATAATACGTACACATAgtagagaggaagaagagaaggtGTACGGTTTTTACAAAACTGCCCTCGTTTTAACTATGAAATGTCCAAATTGTCCATTGGTGTCTGTATTGTGTCCAGAATTCTGTGTCCAATTATCATTGCTCTTAATCATTATATGGCACACTGCACCACAACAGGAACTGAGATGTAGCCACAATCTACGCAGACTTGAAGGCGGTGGAGGCAAGATGCCACAAGACTTGGGGAAAGTTACGTGCACCACAATCATCGTCAATCCTTGATGGAGCAGGGAGAAACCTATGGCGCCCCGTTCTAAGTTGTAGTAATGCCGACTTCGACCCCCGCCAAGAGAAAAAAATGCCCAAAAGGCAAAAAAGGGCAAGAGATGCCTTTCCCTTTGGAAGCAAAACAAAGCAGGCGtctcatgaaattaaatgcaTCAGCGCGGCCTGGACGAAATGCCCGGGCAATCCTGCCTAACGTAGcatgaaataaaaatgcatataATACTAAACGTGGCATGAAATAAAATTCGCAAACACAAAGTGAAATGAGAAGCCCGGGCGGAAtgatgacaggtcatcttacgttattcttagcatctttttcagtcattttcagtaggttttagtagcaaaaaggaggagtattagaaTGATTGCCTATGATTTCAAGACTTTTCAGCAAATCCACTAGGCTTTCGGAACTACAAGGACGATCACTCATTTTCCACTCTCAACACTGAAGTAAAACCTGAAAATAGGTGAAATAAAAGGAAGACGAACAAACATAAGAGGAAGAGGGAATACCTTATGAAAAACTATGCAACCCGTGGAGAAGAGACGAACTGTCGGAACCAAATTGCTCCCAAAAATCCCAGCTAGAAGAAAAGGAAATCTCACTCAGAGAAATCAGAGATAAACGGGACGAAACGTGAAAGTGTCTCCAAATAGCAATGTTATCCAAAGACCAATCACGAAATCCTTTGCAAAACAGAGGGAACATGAATCAAAAAGTTGAGAAGGAGGAAGAACTCTCCTTTTATAAGCCTTAGTAGCCAAGCATCGACTATTACAGACGAAAGAAACTAAAGGTTTTCGATTCAATGTTTGATATGCTACCTCAAGTCGAGAAAAAGCTCAAGTGGTGCGTGATTACAGTGCAAATTATGGAACGCGTGCAGTGCACAAATCAAACACgtggaaagaaaaattgaacaacCATCACGTCGATAATGTTTCGGCCGAGGGCATTAAATGACAACCACTCCCACTAACTTGCAATCGAGCGCCACTTCCTTGTAGACGAAATCAAACTTCCTGACAAAACGCATCGAGCGCCGCCAAGCCAAGTTATCAACGGGCATCATAAAGACCCTTGTCGAGCGCCTCCTTCCACTCCTAAAACCATTGGGCCATAAAGGATCCAATAGCTTGGGGTACAACTGTTCTGGACCGGTCAAAGGACCAACCGCACGTCGACACATGGCCGAACTTACACCGCCTTAAGACTCCGCTCTCAAGAGAGAACGCTAGCTCGCATGCACCGTGCCTCACAGAAGCTCGCCCCTCGTGCAAGGATCACCCTACACGTGTCCTGCTCCGTCCCTAATCACATGTCGCATAAGGCGGAGACGGTTATGGCCAAGGCACACCTATATAAAGGTGAACTtgcttcaccctcaaggtacatatcacttttcacaacacttaTTACACAATCTTTCTCAGTTCCATTACTAacttgagcgtcggagtgcTAACGTGTCTGCAGGCACCTTTCGTTTCACCATGAAGACTGATCGTCGTCGTGCTGGAAGTCGTTGCCATCACACCGAAGCATTCTCTACCGCTGTTGCCACTCAACCGTTCTCATCGAACATATCACTTTTTAATTCTACATTGTGGACTATTCTGAACTTGCATTGGTTCTGAATTTGCAGTGTTTTGAATTAGACTTGGTATGCTATGAaatcttgtttattttcatcggatatttttaatatgtccATTTTTAATAGCTTGGTCTAAATAACATCAAAGAAACATGGATAGAAAACAAAACAGATCAAAagcataaattattattattatttttttttttatataatgaatTCTTAAAACCTATTATAAAAAGGtgttttgtaagttttttttgtcttaaacttcttcaaaaataacaTTATGTTTGATATTCATCTAAAATATTATCATAAATTCATTATAAATTTTGTCTTTAAATGACATTTTGTAGGTATATTTCATCTAAGATAAATTTGTCTAGAAATGTCATATTTTAAAtatgggtttgtctaacatgtgcaatattgcacatgttaaggtaactaaaagtagcaagtttttattaaaaccaacaattatttaacaaaaagttatatatttaatacaaaatgttCAAGTTCCTATGCaaagttactattttaaattttttaacatgtgcaaatttacacatgatagaaaaaccctttaAATATAACCGGTTGTCTTTCACCAGTCTATGTTCTTGACTTATGTGATGACCATTTCGGCTACACACTCAAAGACATACTTCAacaagaaaattgcttttttgacatagaAAACTTCATAaagacacaagtaaaatacgtttatgtCCCCAGCAGCAGTTAACAGCCGTTCAAGAATATgccggcagttaacaaccgctggagccagcggcagttaactgcctctCACACCAGTTAGCAGAATCAGTGCAGCCTGCACTGGTTTTTTCCAGGAAATTTGTCCTGTTTTACCTATAATTCCAAACGGCAATTCAGGAGGAAATCAAACCGAAACAATAAAATCCAACAATCacaaacatgaatatttcataGTTTATCAATTATTCGGTAACATTACACAAAACCGATAATGCGTTAACGTTTCACAATTGTTTGAAATCCGTCAAATTTTCCACATTATGCAACATTTTACACGTAATGtacattaattactaataaatgcgaaactcaaatatattgatatatatatatagttaaaggTTAGTTACATATCACCCAAAAAATTGATCATTACATTATATATCCCAAAAAATACGTCGGCGCGTATCGACCCAAAAACAGATTAACACCGACCAAAAAGTGTCATATTTCATCTAACAAAAGCAAATCATCTAAATGTTCCAGaacatcttcaaattcttcgttttctttaaTCGGAgtgtcatcaaacataattggaTTGTCTTCATTTGTTGGTTCTTTTGGTGGAACCGGTCTCTCTTTGTCCTCAATCTCCATGAGTGCTCGGAAACGATCGTGTTGATCCAAGAATTcataatttcatgtttttgcCTCATCGCTCCTATGATTTCTCCACTCCGtggatgatggaggtagtggacaaccatcTTTCAACGAAAGAAGGACAAAATGATTTGGGATTAAAGCAAGGCAAATCATGTTGCTTTTCGGATTAATCGGAGGCGCACCTCTAAGTGGGAAAAAATTCTCGGAGACTCCAATATCAAGGGTAGTCATCTCCACCACCAGCCTATTGTAACAAGATGCAACGATGTGTCCCATATCCGGGAATGTCAACCATTTGTCGGGAGGAGCAAAGCTACTAGGATTTTTGGGAGGAAGCAATCCATCCAAAATGTAGTTGTAACGGTCCTCGCTCGCATTTACCTCGATGTATTTGTTCCTATGCTCTTTCAACTCTTTAATAAGTGCTCTCCGCACCATAACATGACTTTCTTCCGTCAAACCCACGTGTTCGGAAATAGCCCTAAACCCACAATGTCCGTCACCAATAACATCCACAATTCCCTCAATGTATGGTCTCATGAATTTTGGCATGTAATACTTAGGATTCGATGGATCATAATTTCTTGAAACCAAGCTAGGCTTAGGAACCAGAACCGGAGAAATGCCAATGCAAGCACCTTTTCTTTTAGGTTGTGAAGATTTTTTTCGTGGTGAAGATTGACTTTCCGGATGTTGAGAATCAATAGTCTCCCACTTAGATGGGATCCTACgtgtaattttgatttttttgggagcTCTTTTGGTTGGCACCTTTTTTGGAGGTGGTGActgtaacactccgttttcccaaattgatttttttttgttgttgcataaatcagagtaaaactaCTAAACAAGATGCTACATTTCTTATAATCACAAATATAGCAAAATTACTATATATTTCAATCATCTcatgtcatcaaattaaatctcaatgcagcggaaaacatttaaattaaacatTGTGTTGGCACAATGACcttaaaaaacttattaaaatccAGTCTAgacaaatcttcaacataaattcaCAATAAAcacgtaacacatggaaaacagcAAAGATccccatctcgttacgtatcagagcgaccctaagacgacacgtgagagagtcactcacttcaacagctaaccTTGATTACCTGCAACTTACCCAATTGtaaaggcaacatttccaagcagaaggggtgagatttcacattcaataataataatcatttaattcatcaaatgcatttaacaacttaaacctcatcaatgaataataataatttttcatatagtacttcattaaatcatcaatcaacttttagtcatcattaatatcatattcatcacatcatatacattcatcatataacaacacaatcatcacatcacataacaatataatcatcacatcataaacatcatcatataacgacataatcatcacaccatcatataacaacataaacatcacatcataaacatcatcatattataacataaacatcacatcataaaaatcattgtataacaacataaacgtcaaatcataaaaatcatcgtataacaacataaacaacaacgattaataaatattaatacttcacatagttcttTATTAataactcattgacaaatgactacttaacgacaacgacaatgcgacttctacaacttaaactcaacatatgcaactttaACTTCGTATTcttgcatgtggtaccaaacagggcatcaagccctcaacatatagagtataattataatcacagggcatcaagccctcaacttaaagagaaaaagctcacagagcatcaagccctcaacgtaagagcaaaagctcacagggcatcaagccctcaacttaaaatgagtatgcatggactcaacaacgtACATCTTAGACAACTCTACAacttatatgactccaatatcttggaatatcaacttacaactttacaacttagaccaacacttgcaacttaatgacaataatgattcaacaacaacagagatagaaacataaacatcttgcaacatagcaacatcaacaataacaacttgaatgatataaacaataataatttccatatcattcattttcaacacattataaaaatatcttaaacaattCAACAATCATCAATCATTTGATTCAGGTTCTCTGTAAGTCTGTAACTTAATAACTAACTTTCATTTCTACCCCAAGATCAACTCTCAACatcacgtgcgacaaagatcgcaagaaCCCTAAACAAGGTTGACTGCCACTGagtagctcgcgaggcgagccactctactcgcgatggcgagttcaggaaaaaggGTACTCGCGATGGCGAGTTAgctactcgccgtggcgagctaaaTTTGAttgctctcgggagtttgacatttttcactcaaaaatcccattttctgacttctctttgtctaaattaaatctaaagacttgcctaatcattcctAAACAGGTTAagacactcaaaaccatataaaacttgacctctaacattaattcacaaaatcatgtttcaCTCCTTggtaactcgctatggcgagcaacaATTaaggtcactcgcgaggcgaggggtttCTACTCGCAAGgagagcgatgaagttcatccctcgcgaggcgagcgatgaagttcatcactcgcgaggcgaaatcGTCTACTCGctattgtaacgccctctttgaattatttgattgttttaataagtttaggatatatttatatgattatgtgatttattaagtggattattttattatttaatggaataggatttgaaaataaaataagattaagttgtgggggctgttttaaAAATTAGATGGGTGATAAATTGTTAAAACCTTGGGTAATCTTAACCATAGAGCTTGAAGTgaacttttgttgttcttgagaatttttatgaaaaatgtgatttttgtaaaataatgttTTCGGTCATCTTTTAtgtggttttgagtgccttaacatgtatagaaatggttagacaaatttttggatcaaatttgggcatagagaagttaaaattgggattttggggtgaaaaatgggtttttcccgagttgctctctgacaccatgtcctgtttcatgttcttgcgtctttttcacacgtttctgttttgaattggcctttggtgtaaacatgaaagttgtagataattgagttagatttccagtggctttggtttgatgtgaaaatgatttttggttcttgagatatgatgaaaatactccaagtaggtcttagtgaaattttatgaaaattcagcataactgtTTCttagttaatccaaaacttatggaataattccaaacctcaaaactagaagtactaggagtttaattaaggggtttaagagtatttaacatgtgttgtgatggatctaatttggttggACGTGAAGATCTTTGTTGAATAAGATGTGATACATTGTTTATGTGCATTACTTGAGATATTATTGAATATtgaagatgttgttgaattgcaattgatatttttatgtcTTGTTGTTGATGTAatctgcctatgctgctattgttatttaactaagttgcatgagtcagtctaagttgattaagatgttgataatgatgttccaaattattggattaatataagaggttgtcaaattaagatgtttaagaggtcgagtccatgcattagcatttcattgttgggggcttgatgccctggagctttgtactcaccacgttggagctttagctcaaattagcgatgggggcttgatgccctggaagtatattaatactcaaatagcgatgggggcttgatgccctgtattggtaccacatgcatataagaggtctaagttgcatagtcaattCGAAGTTGCATTgccgagtcaaagtcgttgttgatgcttcacattaatattgttatgttgtgaatatcttgtgctgtttctgttgctgttgaatattgatcaagttgcaggtgttggtctgagttgttaagttgttgatgaattgtcatccatgagttgttaagctGTTGAcgagttgtcatccatgagttgttaagttgttgagttgtcttctacccatgtgttgttaatgaagtgcttatgaagATTATATGATGCTATGAAGCTATATGATGTTGAttgtgattattattatgttgtattatatatgattattattatgtgatgatgattatattgtgttgtttaagttattagtgatgatgattacatgatgttatctatgagttgttaaatgtacttgataatggttatgttaagttgataagttgtcttttattcatgaattgataatgagatgtttgatgaataattattattatgaattgatgatgttacgtatagttgctaagttgtcttctattcatgagttgctaatgagatgcttggtggagaaatgttattacgaattaatgatgttgttatgttgtatatgaattaggattaagatgttgttatgttgtatatgaattaggattaatgatgttgttatgttgtatatgaaatatgattaagatgttgttatgttgtatatgaactatgattatgatgtgatgatctatgttggttataatttggttattatgtgttatatgatgatgtttataatgtgatgaatatgaagtaaatgataattagaagttggttgagtcattaagaattattacatgaaggatTATTTTTACTGATAgaggaagttatttatgttgttaaatataattaatgaattatatgcttaatattattgttttgtgaaatctcaccccttctgcttggaaatgttgctcttcgtatgagtaacttgcaggtaaccaaaaATAGTTGATGTCTTttgagctttctctctcgtgtgtcttaggtgctctgatacgtaacgagatgggaactttgttattgcttttctattccttacgtattgtttttgaagatttatgactatgttttagattgaatttttatgagacaattatgaagaggccttcgtgccaaagactattttagatgtttgaataaatcccgctgcgaagtattaaagattttgttattgaattttaaaggataaatagttatttattcagtttatgattttaagaaaagaatgtgacattcagtttatgtgaatactctgattatttttatgaaatttttatgttgggaaaacagggtgttacagcTATGGTGAGCGATGAATGAcagctcgggcagaagtgcagattttctcaaaactcatccaattcaatggttctaaccttaaaactgattctaatcaTTATTCTATGAATTGTCTAAGGTCTGGACACTAgttctacatcaatttaacaGGTTTCTACTCTTAATTAATCAATTCTCCAACTTTTAACCTAATTCttaaatcctccaaaactaCATCCTAccacatgttaaatccaatttcagaattatacaacttagaattaaagAAGGTttgtcccacccttaccttaggtttcGATTGAAAGCTTCTCCTCTTAggttcttctcttgttttctccatttttctccaaagacttgtttcacgtaaaaactattctgacttatgtttctcctatttatttcctcaaccctctttatcttatttccacttattccactaaactcttctaaattccaaaacatcccccacaacttaatcttattttattttcaaatcttattctattaaataataaaataagccacttaataaatcaacaacacaacacaaaaatcatataaatcacataagtcataaaaatacaCTCTAAACttgataaaataatcaaataattaaatagggtgttacaactctccccgaCTTATAGAATTTTCATCCTAAAAAATGTACCTCAGATTAGATGATCCTCATTCGCTGTCTGTGTACCAGTTAAAGCAAACACCTTCCCACCAGACTGAGCTTTCCTAGGTTTCTTACACTGAGAACCAATGTGACCTTCTTCACCACAGTTAAAACAAACTATATCCTCATGCTTGCAATCCGCAATTATATGTCCTTTCCTGCCACAACGGAACACCGCTTCACATCGCCACCACAAGCGTTACTCTTATGAC
It encodes:
- the LOC25490466 gene encoding uncharacterized protein — encoded protein: MPKFMRPYIEGIVDVIGDGHCGFRAISEHVGLTEESHVMVRRALIKELKEHRNKYIEVNASEDRYNYILDGLLPPKNPSSFAPPDKWLTFPDMGHIVASCYNRLVVEMTTLDIGVSENFFPLRGAPPINPKSNMICLALIPNHFVLLSLKDGCPLPPSSTEWRNHRSDEAKT